The following proteins are encoded in a genomic region of Rhinoraja longicauda isolate Sanriku21f chromosome 28, sRhiLon1.1, whole genome shotgun sequence:
- the LOC144607296 gene encoding ras-related protein Rab-8A, whose amino-acid sequence MGCEQEGPFRPAGGGPCDRRANESAAAAASGGAGHGRRVEAAMAKTYDYLFKLLLIGDSGVGKTCVLFRFSEDAFNTTFISTIGIDFKIRTIELDGKKIKLQIWDTAGQERFRTITTAYYRGAMGIMLVYDITNEKSFDNIKNWIRNIEEHASADVEKMILGNKCDVNEKRQVSKERGEKLASDYGIKFMETSAKANINVENAFFTLARDIKTKMDKKLEGNSPQGSTQGVRITSEQKKSSFFRCLLL is encoded by the exons ATGGGCTGCGAGCAGGAAGGGCCCTTCCGGCCGGCGGGAGgcgggccctgcgaccggagggCCAATGAGAGCGCGGCGGCCGCGGCTTCCGGCGGAGCTGGGCACGGGAGGCGGGTGGAGGCGGCCATGGCGAAGACCTACGACTATCTCTTCAAACTGCTGCTGATCGGGGACAGCGGCGTCGGCAAAACCTGCGTCCTCTTCCGCTTCTCCGAGGACGCTTTCAACACCACCTTCATCTCCACCATCG GTATTGACTTTAAGATCAGAACGATTGAGTTGGATGGAAAGAAAATCAAACTGCAGATATG GGACACGGCTGGGCAAGAACGATTTCGGACGATCACCACCGCGTACTACCGAGGTGCCATG GGTATCATGTTAGTGTACGACATCACCAATGAAAAGTCCTTTGACAACATCAAGAATTGGATCCGGAATATCGAGGAG CATGCCTCTGCAGATGTGGAGAAAATGATCCTTGGGAACAAGTGTGATGTCAATGAAAAACGACAAGTCAGCAAAGAACGTGGGGAGAAG tTAGCCAGTGACTATGGAATTAAATTCATGGAAACCAGCGCAAAAGCAAATATAAATGTGGAGAAT GCATTTTTTACTCTTGCCAGGGACATAAAAACTAAAATGGACAAGAAGCTG GAGGGTAACAGTCCACAAGGTAGCACCCAAGGAGTGCGGATCACCTCAGAACAGaaaaagagcagcttcttccgttGTCTCCTCCTGTGA